A region from the Aegilops tauschii subsp. strangulata cultivar AL8/78 chromosome 5, Aet v6.0, whole genome shotgun sequence genome encodes:
- the LOC109749151 gene encoding wax ester synthase/diacylglycerol acyltransferase 11 isoform X1 produces the protein MGSTGSPSVAALPSSGLLPPIRTPRSAPAEWTTDDDSAAAAAEEEPVTPTARLLEAMYIVVMVGLGSPVNLPVFSAGIAAQLARYPRFRSIQVTDGCKSPRWARTEVNVDDHMIVPTLDPAAVEADPDRAVEDYVASLPALPMDRSRPLWEFHFLDFPTSEAASTVVLRVHHSLGDGMSLITLLLASARSAADPTRLPAMPEQPARTGAIYEPQHRQPLPSGALAAFVAWVWPYLVLAWNTVVDVIFFAATILFLRDPNTLFRRGDSEVTLNPRRRFVHRSFSLDDVKFIKNAMNCTVNDVLVGVTSAALSQYYFRKSGYPKTRKLCLRCVLPVNTRPTASLQTYVNMIESGKSNDVAWGNQIGYILLPFQLVVHDDPLAYVRKAKKTLDRKKSSLEVIFTCKISELFVKMFGLKAGAFIIGRMLTNTTTTFSNMVGPTEQVEFYGHPFVSIVPTVYGIPQALVVHYQSYNSTIKVILSVDEEIIPNYTQLLDDFVESFGHIKDAASRLSTHVKKG, from the exons ATGGGTAGTACTGGTAGCCCCTCGGTAGCCGCTCTACCATCAAGCGGCCTCCTACCCCCGATACGCACGCCAAGATCAGCACCGGCCGAATGGACGACGGACGACGAttccgcggcggcggcagcggaggaggagCCCGTGACCCCTACTGCAAGACTCTTGGAAGCTATGTACATCGTGGTCATGGTCGGCCTTGGCTCGCCCGTCAACCTACCCGTCTTCAGCGCCGGCATCGCCGCCCAACTTGCCCGTTACCCGCGCTTCCGCAGCATCCAA GTGACAGACGGGTGCAAGAGCCCGCGGTGGGCGCGCACGGAGGTGAACGTCGACGACCACATGATCGTCCCGACGCTGGACCCCGCCGCCGTGGAGGCTGACCCGGACCGGGCCGTGGAGGACTACGTGGCCTCGCTGCCCGCGCTCCCCATGGACCGCTCACGCCCGCTCTGGGAGTTCCACTTCCTCGACTTCCCGACCTCAGAGGCCGCCTCCACCGTGGTGCTCCGCGTCCACCACTCCCTCGGTGATGGGATGTCGCTGATCACGCTCCTCCTGGCGTCCGCGCGCAGCGCCGCCGACCCGACACGCTTGCCAGCCATGCCGGAGCAGCCGGCGCGCACGGGCGCCATCTACGAGCCGCAACACCGGCAGCCGCTGCCCTCGGGCGCCCTGGCGGCGTTCGTCGCATGGGTTTGGCCGTACCTCGTGCTTGCATGGAACACCGTGGTGGACGTCATCTTCTTTGCTGCGACGATTCTGTTTCTGAGAGACCCGAACACGCTCTTCAGACGCGGGGACAGTGAAGTTACGTTGAACCCCCGCAGGCGCTTCGTGCACCGGAGCTTTAGCTTGGACGACGTCAAGTTCATCAAGAATGCCATGAACTGC ACTGTTAATGATGTGCTAGTCGGAGTCACTTCTGCTGCTCTATCACAATATTACTTTCGTAAGTCTG GTTACCCTAAGACACGCAAACTATGTTTGCGATGTGTCCTCCCTGTAAATACAAGGCCAACAGCTAGCCTACAA ACATATGTTAATATGATAGAATCGGGTAAAAGTAATGATGTGGCATGGGGAAATCAAATAGGCTACATCCTCCTTCCATTTCAATTAGTGGTACACGATGATCCACTTGCATATGTTCGGAAGGCAAAGAAGACCCTGGATAGAAAAAAGAGCTCACTTGAAGTTATCTTCACGTGTAAGATTAGCGAGCTTTTTGTCAAAATGTTTGGCCTGAAG GCAGGTGCTTTTATCATCGGTCGTATGCTCACGAATACAACTACTACGTTCTCGAACATGGTTGGACCAACAGAGCAAGTAGAGTTCTATGGACACCCATTTGTCTCCATTGTACCTACTGTTTATGGTATTCCACAA GCTTTAGTTGTACACTATCAGAGTTACAATAGCACTATTAAGGTAATTCTGTCAGTCGATGAGGAAATAATTCCAAATTATACTCAACTTCTGGATGACTTTGTTGAGTCTTTCGGGCACATTAAGGATGCGGCTTCAAGGCTTTCAACACATGTCAAGAAGGGATAA
- the LOC109749151 gene encoding wax ester synthase/diacylglycerol acyltransferase 11 isoform X2, whose translation MGSTGSPSVAALPSSGLLPPIRTPRSAPAEWTTDDDSAAAAAEEEPVTPTARLLEAMYIVVMVGLGSPVNLPVFSAGIAAQLARYPRFRSIQVTDGCKSPRWARTEVNVDDHMIVPTLDPAAVEADPDRAVEDYVASLPALPMDRSRPLWEFHFLDFPTSEAASTVVLRVHHSLGDGMSLITLLLASARSAADPTRLPAMPEQPARTGAIYEPQHRQPLPSGALAAFVAWVWPYLVLAWNTVVDVIFFAATILFLRDPNTLFRRGDSEVTLNPRRRFVHRSFSLDDVKFIKNAMNCTVNDVLVGVTSAALSQYYFRYPKTRKLCLRCVLPVNTRPTASLQTYVNMIESGKSNDVAWGNQIGYILLPFQLVVHDDPLAYVRKAKKTLDRKKSSLEVIFTCKISELFVKMFGLKAGAFIIGRMLTNTTTTFSNMVGPTEQVEFYGHPFVSIVPTVYGIPQALVVHYQSYNSTIKVILSVDEEIIPNYTQLLDDFVESFGHIKDAASRLSTHVKKG comes from the exons ATGGGTAGTACTGGTAGCCCCTCGGTAGCCGCTCTACCATCAAGCGGCCTCCTACCCCCGATACGCACGCCAAGATCAGCACCGGCCGAATGGACGACGGACGACGAttccgcggcggcggcagcggaggaggagCCCGTGACCCCTACTGCAAGACTCTTGGAAGCTATGTACATCGTGGTCATGGTCGGCCTTGGCTCGCCCGTCAACCTACCCGTCTTCAGCGCCGGCATCGCCGCCCAACTTGCCCGTTACCCGCGCTTCCGCAGCATCCAA GTGACAGACGGGTGCAAGAGCCCGCGGTGGGCGCGCACGGAGGTGAACGTCGACGACCACATGATCGTCCCGACGCTGGACCCCGCCGCCGTGGAGGCTGACCCGGACCGGGCCGTGGAGGACTACGTGGCCTCGCTGCCCGCGCTCCCCATGGACCGCTCACGCCCGCTCTGGGAGTTCCACTTCCTCGACTTCCCGACCTCAGAGGCCGCCTCCACCGTGGTGCTCCGCGTCCACCACTCCCTCGGTGATGGGATGTCGCTGATCACGCTCCTCCTGGCGTCCGCGCGCAGCGCCGCCGACCCGACACGCTTGCCAGCCATGCCGGAGCAGCCGGCGCGCACGGGCGCCATCTACGAGCCGCAACACCGGCAGCCGCTGCCCTCGGGCGCCCTGGCGGCGTTCGTCGCATGGGTTTGGCCGTACCTCGTGCTTGCATGGAACACCGTGGTGGACGTCATCTTCTTTGCTGCGACGATTCTGTTTCTGAGAGACCCGAACACGCTCTTCAGACGCGGGGACAGTGAAGTTACGTTGAACCCCCGCAGGCGCTTCGTGCACCGGAGCTTTAGCTTGGACGACGTCAAGTTCATCAAGAATGCCATGAACTGC ACTGTTAATGATGTGCTAGTCGGAGTCACTTCTGCTGCTCTATCACAATATTACTTTC GTTACCCTAAGACACGCAAACTATGTTTGCGATGTGTCCTCCCTGTAAATACAAGGCCAACAGCTAGCCTACAA ACATATGTTAATATGATAGAATCGGGTAAAAGTAATGATGTGGCATGGGGAAATCAAATAGGCTACATCCTCCTTCCATTTCAATTAGTGGTACACGATGATCCACTTGCATATGTTCGGAAGGCAAAGAAGACCCTGGATAGAAAAAAGAGCTCACTTGAAGTTATCTTCACGTGTAAGATTAGCGAGCTTTTTGTCAAAATGTTTGGCCTGAAG GCAGGTGCTTTTATCATCGGTCGTATGCTCACGAATACAACTACTACGTTCTCGAACATGGTTGGACCAACAGAGCAAGTAGAGTTCTATGGACACCCATTTGTCTCCATTGTACCTACTGTTTATGGTATTCCACAA GCTTTAGTTGTACACTATCAGAGTTACAATAGCACTATTAAGGTAATTCTGTCAGTCGATGAGGAAATAATTCCAAATTATACTCAACTTCTGGATGACTTTGTTGAGTCTTTCGGGCACATTAAGGATGCGGCTTCAAGGCTTTCAACACATGTCAAGAAGGGATAA